The window ACGTTACGCACGATCAGTCTGAGGCTCTGGCGCTTTCATCGCTGGTGGTCATTATGCGTGATGGTCGACTGGAGCAGGTGGGATCACCCGAGCAGATCTATCTTGAACCGAATTCTCGCTTTGTAGCGGGCTTCATCGGCAACAGCAACATCGTGTGTTGCTCCGTCACTGCTCGCAATGGGCGGCTCGCAACGGTCAAGCTCGGGGATGGGACGGAGGTCGGTGTTCCCATTCCGGCAGGTGTTACTGAGCGGCTTGGTGTGGGCGAAAAATCGCTTCTCTTATTACGACCGGAGAAAGCCGAGACTGGCTACCGTATCGATACGAGCGTGGTCGCCATGTCCGGGCCGGTGTTGAGCACGACCTTCATGGGTACGCACTACCAGGTGGTTTTTTCGACCCGGCATGGGGAAATCACAGCTCACCTGAACAACGACTATGCGCCTGGCCAATCAGTAGACGTTGCCTGGCGCGCCGGAAATCTAATCGTTCTGCCAGCGGGTTGATTGCCATGCCAGCTCACCGGATCAAAATCAATCCGATAGTTCTCGCCGCTGCCCCCGGAATTGCTCTGCTCGTCATCTTCTTTGCCATTCCGCTCGCCAACTTAACAGTTCGCAGTCTCACAGACCCAGAGTTTGGCTTGGGTAACTATAAAGCGGTACTAGGGTCCCAGACTTACCTCCGAGTGGGGTGGCGCACCATCTGGATATCCTTCCTTGCAATGTCCGGGTGCGTCCTCATCGGCACGCCCGTTGCCTATGCAATTGCCCATTCGAAGCGTCGCGCCTTGGTCGTCGCTACCCTCGCCGTGTTGGGGCTCTCGTTTCTCACGAGTTCGCTCATACGCGCGTTCGCCTGGATGATCTTGTTCGGAGCACAGGGGCCGATCGTGGCAATTCTCAACGCAGCCGGGCTGGATGTACATACCCTCCTCGCAACCCAGGTAGCAGTGGTTGTCGGCATGATTCATTTCCTGCTTCCTATCTACGCGCTGACCGCTTTCGCGGGATTTCGCAACATGCCCTTTGATCTGGTGGTAGCAGCTGAAGGTCTTGGCGCATCGCGCTGGTACGCGCTGCGTACCGTTTATTTTCCGCTTGCGCTGCCCTCCATCATCAACGCCGGGTCACTAGTCTTTGTGATTGCGCTGGGATTCTTCATCACCCCTGCGCTCCTTGGCGGTCCAAGCGAAATGATGCTGGGGCAGTTGATCGCCATCAGCATATCGAAGTTCGGTGATTTCGGCTTTGCGGCGGCGGCCGGCGTCCTGCTGATGGTGATTACACTTTTCTTGCTCAGTGCGGTGCAGTGGGTCTTCAGGGCGGGGCAAAGACAATGAGTTCGAAACATATTCGGCTCGGCATCGTGGGGGCCGGCCTTTGGGCTGCGCGAGCACATCTGCCGGCATTTGCCCGCATCGGCGGAGTTAAGATCGTCGGCATCGCGGACCCCAATACCGATCGAGCGCGGGAGCTTGCCAGCCGTTTTGGTATACCCAGCGTCTACGACAATCACGAAGACCTGCTCGCCGGCGGTGTGGACGCCGTCACGATTGCTGTGCCTGTTGACCAGCATTTCCAGATAGCGTCTGCGGCGCTGCGCCGGGGGGTGCATGTACTGTGCGAAAAGCCACTGGCGCGCACGGTTGACGAAGCTGCGACACTGAAGGAGATGGCCGGGTCAGCCGGAGTGGTTGATTGCATGGGCTTTATGTTGCGCTTCAGCCCAGCCTTCCTTCAGTTGCAGGAGCTGCTTGAAAGTGGTGCTGTGGGTCCAATTCACAGCATCCTTTACCATTCGCATTTTGCTCAGTTCTTCGATCCGCAGACGCCCTGCCACTGGACAATGAACGCCGAACGCACCGGCGGCGGCGTGTCAGTCGAATACGGCTGCCATGGTCTGGACCTCGCTCGATCCGTGGCCGGAGATATTACAGAATTGTGCGCCAATGCACGCACGCTTGTTCCCGAACGGCCGGATGTCGGAGGCGCCATGCAGAAGGTCGACGTGGATGAAGTCTGCTCCTGGCTTGCCAACTTTTCCGGAGGGGCGGAGGGCCTATTCCACGTCAGCTGGAGTTCCAGTCTTAGCTTTGGCGTCGAGTTCGCGGTCTTCGGTCAGAAAGGAGCTTTAGGCTGGCGCAAGACCGAAAGCTGGCCGTTTTGCCAGGTTCTGTCAAGTATCGATCCCACGCGAGAGATGCAGCCGATCGAGATCGACCGGCGCTATACCGACCGTGTCGGTTGGGCGGAATCGTGGCGTGCTTGCTTCATGAGCGGCCTCGCCCATCAGTTCACCGCCGAGATCGCAGGGGCTCCTAGGCGCTCTCCGGGCTTTCACGACGGACTCGAAAGCCAGCGCGCCCTTAAAGCCATCGGCATTTCGCTCGCGGAACGGAGGTGGGTGAGCCTTGACGAAACCTCGGCGAGGTCGCGGGCCGATGAACGCAAATCGGGGATCCTCTGATGTGGTCGGCGGAAAAATTGGCGGGCCTCATCACCGAATTTGATCCTTCGGTCATTTCGCAGGCCACGCGTGGAAAGGTATCCGATCTGGTCATTGACGTCGTTGGCGCCGCCGCGGCCGGGGCTCGCACCGAGGCCGCCGCTGCAACCCGCGCCGTGTGCCAAGGCCTCTTCTTTCCCGGCTTGGCACTGTGCTGGTTCACTGACAAAAGGCTCTCACCTGCCGCCGCTGCGTTTGCAAATAGCGCGGCTGCAGTTGCCCTCGACATTGATGATGGACACCGGCGAGCGATCGGGCATCCGGGTGCGGCAATCATTCCGGCCATGATCGCTGAAGCGGAAGCACGCGGCGCGAGTTCCGAGGAGCTGCTCGCCGCGATCGTTGTCGGATATGAGGCTGGCATCCGTGTCGCCTCAGCCCAGTCCAACAGACAGGATAGCCGCCTCTATGCGACGGGGCGGTGGGCACCTGTCGCAGTTGCTGCGGGGCTTGGCTTTCTCCGCCGCCTCGACAGGGCGAGCGTTGCGCAGGCCTTGGCGATAGCCGCGACCCATCGCCCAGCGCAACTGCCAAGTGGGACCAGCAAACAGCTAGGACACGCTAAGGAGGGCATAGCTTGGGCTTCCTTCACCGGCTTCGTGGCGGTCGACCTTGCACAGAATGGATTCACTGCATCGCTCGACATCTTCGATATACCAGAGCTTTTCGATGGGAGCGCATTGGATCGCGACTGGGGAGAGGTGATCGAGATCGATCGCACCTACACCAAGCCCTATTCGTGTTGCAGATGGATTCACGCAGCCATTGATGCTCTGCGCATTATCATGGATCGCGAGGCGGTGCTGGCACGTGATATCTCCCGCGTGGGGGTCCATACGATCGGACCCGCGGTCCGATTGAACAACAAACCGGATCCATCGGCACATTTCGAGGCCCAGTTCAGTGTTCCATTCTGCCTTGCGGTGGCAGCGATTGAAGGAAGCAATGCCCTGGTCCTGCCCGATCCTGCCGTCCTTCACCGATCGGATCTCATCAGCTTCGCGCGGAAGGTCGACCTAAGGATCGATCCCGAACTCGACGCCCTTTTTCCGGCTCGGACTAGCGCCCGGTTGGTCGTGGAGACGCGATCAGGCGTCTATGAACACCAAGTCGACTTCCCAAAGGGAGAGCCAGACAACGCAATGACCCGCTCCGAACTCTTGGAGAAATTTGAGCGGCTCTGCACTTTTGGTCACGGTCCTTCCAAAGCAGCCCGGCTTGCTACTGCCTTCGCTATCCTAGACGATAGGACACTTGACAATGTCACTCAGCACATCTCCGAAATTATCCTACCAACATGAATCGGCCGACGGTTCGGAAGCTCTGCCAAACGCACGGAGAAAACCAATGAGACGGTCGTTCGATGCAGAGGGATGGCGCGAGCGATTCCTGATCCTCTGGACGATCATGACAATTCTTTTCCTTTTGCTGCCGCTGTCCGTGATTGTCATTATGTCGTTTTCTGCAGGGCAGTTTCTCACTATACCCAAGGAACTGTCACTTCGATGGTACCAA is drawn from Mesorhizobium japonicum MAFF 303099 and contains these coding sequences:
- a CDS encoding Gfo/Idh/MocA family protein, with protein sequence MSSKHIRLGIVGAGLWAARAHLPAFARIGGVKIVGIADPNTDRARELASRFGIPSVYDNHEDLLAGGVDAVTIAVPVDQHFQIASAALRRGVHVLCEKPLARTVDEAATLKEMAGSAGVVDCMGFMLRFSPAFLQLQELLESGAVGPIHSILYHSHFAQFFDPQTPCHWTMNAERTGGGVSVEYGCHGLDLARSVAGDITELCANARTLVPERPDVGGAMQKVDVDEVCSWLANFSGGAEGLFHVSWSSSLSFGVEFAVFGQKGALGWRKTESWPFCQVLSSIDPTREMQPIEIDRRYTDRVGWAESWRACFMSGLAHQFTAEIAGAPRRSPGFHDGLESQRALKAIGISLAERRWVSLDETSARSRADERKSGIL
- a CDS encoding MmgE/PrpD family protein, which produces MWSAEKLAGLITEFDPSVISQATRGKVSDLVIDVVGAAAAGARTEAAAATRAVCQGLFFPGLALCWFTDKRLSPAAAAFANSAAAVALDIDDGHRRAIGHPGAAIIPAMIAEAEARGASSEELLAAIVVGYEAGIRVASAQSNRQDSRLYATGRWAPVAVAAGLGFLRRLDRASVAQALAIAATHRPAQLPSGTSKQLGHAKEGIAWASFTGFVAVDLAQNGFTASLDIFDIPELFDGSALDRDWGEVIEIDRTYTKPYSCCRWIHAAIDALRIIMDREAVLARDISRVGVHTIGPAVRLNNKPDPSAHFEAQFSVPFCLAVAAIEGSNALVLPDPAVLHRSDLISFARKVDLRIDPELDALFPARTSARLVVETRSGVYEHQVDFPKGEPDNAMTRSELLEKFERLCTFGHGPSKAARLATAFAILDDRTLDNVTQHISEIILPT
- a CDS encoding ABC transporter permease: MPAHRIKINPIVLAAAPGIALLVIFFAIPLANLTVRSLTDPEFGLGNYKAVLGSQTYLRVGWRTIWISFLAMSGCVLIGTPVAYAIAHSKRRALVVATLAVLGLSFLTSSLIRAFAWMILFGAQGPIVAILNAAGLDVHTLLATQVAVVVGMIHFLLPIYALTAFAGFRNMPFDLVVAAEGLGASRWYALRTVYFPLALPSIINAGSLVFVIALGFFITPALLGGPSEMMLGQLIAISISKFGDFGFAAAAGVLLMVITLFLLSAVQWVFRAGQRQ